In Leptospira barantonii, the DNA window GATCTAGGTTTGAGCGAAGACATTCTCGACTTTTTAGCGGACCAAATTGAAGAAGATACAAGACTTCTTCTCGGCGCATTGAACGATATTTATCTTTATAAAAAATCCTATTCTTTGCTTTTCCTAAATCTGGAAAAGGTTAAGGAAATCGTAAAGAATCGTCTTTATCGTAAAAAGAATGTAGAGTTCTCTCACGATCGAATCATAGAATCGGTTGCAAAGGAATTCAATTTAAACGCCGCCGAGATTATGGGAAAGAGCAGAAAAAAAGAACTCATCGTTCCACGTCATATTTGTTTTTATCTATTACACAACGTTTTCAAAGTCAATAAATCCCAAGTGGGAAGACTTTTTCAAACTCAACACACAACCGTGATTCATGGAGTTCGTAAAGCCGAGGAACTTCTTTCCAATAATAAGGAAATGCGTTTCTTAATCGAGCGGATCGGCTCCAAATATAAACTTCAATAAGATCGAATTTTTTCTACAGTTAAGATTCAGTTTTATTTACTGTAAATAAACTGTTTATAAAGCATCAAAGAACCGTTTAAAAAAATCAATAAACCTGTAAATAAGACATAATGCAAAATTACTGTCGCTTCAAGATCAAAAATTGACTCAGAATTATGTCGGAAAAGAAAATTCTCTTTTCAAAAAAAATGAGACATATTTCCGTATTCTATAGGAATAGAAATTTATGTACATATTTACAGGTACTACTCCTACTACTGTACAATAATAAGAAACCTATTTAATTAAGAAAGAATCTAGGAGAGACAAGTTGAAAATCAAAGTCAATACATCGGAATTCTTAAAAGCAATTCATGCAGTGGAAGGTGTAATCTCCGCAAGAGAAATCAAATCCGTATTATCAAATCTTAAAATAGAAGCCGAAGGAAAGGAAGTTTTTCTTTCCGCAACCGATCTTGAAATTTCGATCAAAACTTCCGTGCCCGCAGAAGTCATTCAACCCGGAAGTATTTCGTTACCCGCAAAACAACTTTCCAGTTTTTTCAAAACGATTCACTTCGAAGAAACGACTTTGTCTTTGGAAGAATCCGACGGAGAATCTTCCATAGCTTACATTACGGACGCTTCCGGTAAGAACGATTACAAATCCAAGATCAGTGGAATGGATGCGGAAGAAATCAAAACGATTTCGAAAGTGAATTCTTCCCAAGTGTCTTCGTTTCCGAGCACTTTGATAAACGACATGATTCGTAAAACTTCTTACGCAATCGCTCACGAAGATCAAAGATTTATCTTCAACGGTCTTTATATGATTCCGGACGGAACTAAATTGATCTTTGTTGGAACGGATGGAAGAAGACTTTGTAAAATCGAAAGAACTCTTCCTTCTCCTTTGCAGTTTAAAGATTCCATCATCGTTCCCGCAAAAGCGATTCGCGAAATTTCTAAAATGATCGCAACCTCGGAAACCGGTAACATCGGTTTGATCGACAGTCAGATTTATGCATCCGCAAATAACATAGAATTGTTATGTAAATTGATCGAAGGAAATTTTCCGAATTACGAGCAGGTGATTCCTAAGAGCACAAAATTCTCCACAAGTATTTCCAAGGAAGAATTTCAAGTTTCCCTCAGACAGGTTTTAACTGCGGCGGAAGAACCATCCAGACAAGTAAGACTTACGTTCAGCAAAAACAATCTCAACTTGTTCGCGCAAACGTTGGGAGCTTCGGAAGCGAGTATCAACAAACCGATCGAATATTCAGGAGACGAGGTTACGATCGCGTTCAAAGGCGAATATCTCATGGATATTTTCAGATCCATCGACGACAACGAAGTTAAGATAGAATTTTCGGATTCAAGTTCTCCGGTAATTTTTAAGGATCCTTCCGATCCGGAATTTATTTCCGTAATTATGCCGATGAAGCTCTGATGTTCTTAAAACAACTTACACTTCAAAACTTTAGAAGCCACGAAGAACTGAGCCTGGATTTTGATTCCAGGCTTATTTTTTTTGTAGGGGATAACGGAGAAGGTAAAACCAATCTTCTCGAAGCGATTTGTATGTTGTCTTGGTTGAAAAGTTTTCGGGAATCCGAAGATTCAAATCTGATTCGATGGGGTTCCGCGAATTATTTCCTTAGAGGAAGAATCAAAGAAAACCAAAAAGAATCCGTCTTGGAAATCGGATTCACCGCAAAACCAACCGTTAAAAGAAAATTAAAGTTCAATCAGGAAGAAGTAAAAAAAAGAACCGATCTGATCGGAAAGTTTATCACGGTTCTTTTGACTCCGATGGATTTGAAGATCATCGAAGGCGGCCCGGCGGAAAGAAGAAAGTTCGTGGACGCTTTTATCTCGTCTTTTGATCCGAACTATCTCGATTATTTATTAGAATATAATAAAATTTTAAAACACAGAAACGCGCTTTTGAAATCCGGAAATGCGGATTCTTCCCATCTTTCCATTTGGGATAAAAGACTGATCGAAAAGGGAGTTTCGATTCTAAACAAAAGAAAAGAAATCATTCTGGAGCTGAATTCTTTTTACCAAATCAATTTGGACAAACTTAGCGGCGGTCGAGACGGTCTCGAATTGATCTACAAACCCAACGTTTCCGATGAAAACGAATTCATCGAAAAACTCGCACGCAATTTAGGAAGAGATCTAAGGCTTGGTTATACTTCCGTTGGAATTCATAGAGACGATCTGTTTATCGGGGCGGAAGAACGGGATATTACCGAATTCGGTTCTCAGGGTCAAAAAAGAAGTACGGTGATCGCCTTGAAAGCCGCGACTTTCAATTATTATAAAAATGTTTTGAATACGACCCCAGTTTTGTTGATCGACGACGTAATCCGCGAATTGGATGTAAAACGAAGAGAATACTTCGTGGACCTTGTTATCAATGCAGGACAGGCGTTCTTTACAACGACCGACTTAGAAGGAATTCAGGATTATGTCGGTAAGCTCGAGGATCAAAAACAGATCTTCTTAATCCAACAGGGAACAGTCCAATCAGTAGTATGAAAGACGATTTGATTTCATCCAAAAAAATCGAAACCGCAGAGTTCCGTTCCGTTTTAAATCAAATGGGAATCACGGAAGAAACTCTGCAGGAAAAAATTTCGGTTCATACTTTGAGAAATCGTTGGAAAGAAATTGTAGGACCGGTGTTCGCCACACATTCCGAAGTGAATTCGATTCAATTTGGTAAGTTGAGAATCATCGTTTCCCATAATGCATACAAACAAGAGTTACTTTTTTTACAGAACAGAATCATCCGAGAGTCGGCTCGATTCTTGGGAAAAGGAACCGTTCGTTCTATAGAAATTTCCATCGGTAAACTAACCGCTTCCTATTCTCCCTCATCGCCCGAGACCAAGGAAAAAAAAGGCTTAGAAGGCAAAGAAGATTTAATCGCTATTCTTGAAAAAGAAACGGATCCCGAAGTTAAAAAACGTTACATAGAGATTCTTCAATATCTTTGATCAGTCGATGAATTTCCTTGCCTCCCTATGGTTTTCAGGAAAACTATTCCTGAGGTCCGAAAAAAATGAGCCAAGAAGAAGCAAGCTACAGCGCCGGTCAGATCAAGATTTTAGAGGGTCTGGAAGCTGTTAGAAAACGCCCGGGGATGTATATCGGAACCCAGGATGAAACCGGACTTCACAAAATGGTCTACGAGGTCGTGGACAATTCCGTCGACGAAGCGATGGCCGGCCATTGCAACGAAATCAGAATCAGCATTCTTCCGGATAACATCATTGAAGTAAGGGACAACGGCCGCGGGATTCCGGTCGACATTCACCCAGACAAAAAAATTTCCACAATCGAAGTCGTTATGACGATTCTCCACGCGGGTGGTAAGTTTGAAAACGACGCTTATAAGGTTTCGGGCGGTCTTCACGGGGTAGGGGTTTCCGTAGTAAACGCTCTTTCCCAATACCTCGAAGTGGAAGTTCATCAAAAAGGAAAATATTATACTCAGAAATACGAGAAAGGTGTTCCCGTTTCTCAAGTGGAACAGAAGGGAGAATCTTCGGAAAGAGGAACCATCGTTCGTTTTAAACCGGACGCTACGATTTTTACGACCGTTGATTTTCAATTCGACGTTCTTTCCGCTCGCTTTAGAGAATTAGCATTTTTGAATAAAGGTCTCGTCCTCATCGTGGAAGACCGCAGACGCGGCTCCGAAGGGGAGAATCTACTTAGAAACGAATTTCAGTTTTCAGGCGGGATCGTTTCTTTCGTGGAGCACATCAACGAGAACAAACATCCAATGCACAAGGTGATTCACTTTGAGCGAAACAAAGACGATGTTTTGGCCGAAATCTCGATTCAATATTCCGAAACTTATACCGAAAACATATTCTGTTTTACGAATAACATCAACAACAACCTCGGTGGAACTCACTTAGAAGGATTTCGCGCGGCGCTTACAAGAACATTAAACGACTTTCTAAAAAAAGATACGGTTCTTGCGAAGAAACATCCAACCGGTCTTTCCGGTGAAGACGTCAAGGAAGGTTTGACCGCGGTCATCTCCATTAAAATTCCACAACCTCAGTTCAATTCTCAGACAAAAGAGAAATTGGTAAACGCCGAGATCAAAGGAATTATGCAAACCTTAACTTCCGAAGGTTTGAATTTGTTCTTCGAAGAAAATCCGAACATCACCAAAAAGATATTAGAAAAATGTATTCTTTCCGCGAAGGCGAGAGAAGCGGCTCGTAAAGCGAGAGATCTTACGAGAAGAAAAACCGTTCTCGAAGGTGGTGGACTTCCGGGTAAACTCGCCGACTGTTCCGAAAAAGATCCCGCTCTTTCCGAACTTTATCTGGTCGAGGGTGATTCCGCGGGCGGTTCCGCAAAACAAGGAAGAGATAGAAATACTCAGGCCATTCTTCCTTTGAAAGGAAAAATTCTGAACGTGGAAAAGGCGAGATTGGATAAGATTCTTTCCAGCGAAGAAATTCGTGTTTTGGTTTCCGCGCTTGGAACCGGAATCGGCGAGGACGAATTCAATATCGATAAGATTCGATATCATAAAATTATGATTATGACGGATGCGGATATCGACGGTTCTCACATTCGCACGCTGCTTCTTACATTCTTTTTTCGTTATATGCGTCCCGTAATCGAAAAAGGTTTTCTCTACGTTGCGCAACCTCCTTTGTATTTGATCAAACACGGAAAAAATTCCACGTACGTTTATTCGGATAAGGAAAAGGAAGAATTACTGAAAAACGTAGGAACGGAAAAAGTTGTGATTCAACGTTACAAAGGTCTCGGTGAAATGAACCCGGAACAACTTTGGGAAACTACGATGGATCCTTCCAATAGAGTCGTTCTAAAAGTTAAGTTGGACGACTTTGTAGAAGCCGAAGAAACATTTAACGTTCTTATGGGCGATGAAGTTCAACCGAGAAAACAATTCATAGAAGTGAACGCGGCTAAGGTAGCCAACCTGGATCTTTGATCCGAAGGGAATTCAGAAATGAGTCAAGAGATGGAAAACGAAACAAAAGTCCTGAGTTATAATATCGCCGGAAAACCCGATATCGCGGACGCGCTTAAGAATGGCGTTCGAGTGATTCCCGTAGAAATCGAAGATCAAATGAAGGAAGCGTATTTGGGTTACGCGATGTCCGTGATTGTCGGCCGTGCGCTTCCCGATGTCAGAGACGGATTGAAGCCGGTTCACAGAAGAATTCTCCACGCGATGAATGAACGTGCTTGGAGAAGCGATCGCCCTTACGTTAAGTGCGCGAAGATCGTGGGGGAAGTGATCGGTAACTATCACCCGCACGGTGACGCTTCCGTATACGAGGCTCTCGTAAGAATGGTTCAGGACTTTTCCTTACGCGTTCCGTTGATAGACGGACAAGGAAACTTCGGTTCCATCGACGGTGATAACCCGGCGGCGTATCGATATACCGAAGCGCGATTGGAAAAGGTCGCGGAAGAATTGTTACGCGACATCGAAAAAGAAACCGTAAGTTTTTCGCCTAACTACGATGATACGAAACAACAGCCGGACGTTCTCCCCGCAAATTTTCCGAACTTACTCGTAAACGGTTCTTCCGGGATTGCGGTCGGGATGGCAACGAACATTCCTCCGCATAACTTAAAGGAAACGATCGACGCGGTGATCGCGGTTATTAAAAATCCTGAGATTACAATTCCCGAACTTTTAAAAATCGTTCCCGGACCCGACTTTCCGACTTCGGGAATAATCATCGGTGGAGAAGGTTTAATTTCCGCCTATACGACCGGGAAAGGATCGATTCGTATCCGTTCCAAGGTTGATATCGAAGAAAAGAAAAACGGACGAGAAGTGATCGTAGTCACTGAAATTCCGTATCAGGTGAACAAAAAGGTTCTTCTCGAAAAGATCGGAGATCTTGTTAACGAAAAACAAATCGAAGGAATTTCCGAAATTTTGGATCTTTCGGATCGAAAAGGGATCCGCGTTGAAATTCATATTAAAAAAGACGCAAACGCTCAAGTCATTCTCAATCAGCTTTATAAAATGACTCAGCTTCAGGTGAGTTACGGAATCACGATGCTCGCGATTCTCGATAACAAACCGAAGATTTTTAATATTAAAGAAATATTGACCGCGTACTCGGCTCATAGAAGAGAAGTAATCGTAAGAAGAACTCAGTTCGACCTTGATAAGGCCGAAAAACGCGCTCATATCTTGGAAGGATTGAAAATCGCCTTAGAGAATATCGAAGATGTGATCAAGGTTATTCGCGCTTCTAAAAATCCGCCGGAAGCGAAACAACAATTGATGGTTCGATTCAGTCTTTCCGAGGTTCAATCGGATGCGATTCTCGAAATGAGATTGCAAAGACTTACCTCTCTCGAAGTTCAAAAAATCATCGATGAATTGGAAGAAGTAAGAGCGCTGATCGTAGACTTGAAAGACATTCTTTCAAAACCTTCTCGAGTGAACGAAATCGTTTGTACCGAACTTCAGGAAGTGGGCGATAAATACGGAACGAAAAGAAAAACCGAAATCTCCATCGAAAGTATAGAAAGTTCTTCATTTAATGCGGAAGATCTGATCGCGGACGAGGAAATCGTAATTCAAATCACATTTGATCAATTTATCAAACGTCTACCGATCGATACTTTCAAAAGACAAAAACGGGGCGGGAAAGGAATTCAAGGTCTTTCTCAAAAACGCGACGACGTAATCAAGATCATGAAAGCCGCGATGACTCACGATAGTATTATGTTCTTTTCTAATATAGGAAAAGTTTACGTGATGAAAGCGTATGAGTTGCCGATCGCTTCCAAAGAAGCTCGCGGAAAATCTCTCAAAGCGATTATCAATCTGAGAGAAGACGAATATATATCGTCCGTTTTTGCCTTCCGA includes these proteins:
- the dnaN gene encoding DNA polymerase III subunit beta, with protein sequence MKIKVNTSEFLKAIHAVEGVISAREIKSVLSNLKIEAEGKEVFLSATDLEISIKTSVPAEVIQPGSISLPAKQLSSFFKTIHFEETTLSLEESDGESSIAYITDASGKNDYKSKISGMDAEEIKTISKVNSSQVSSFPSTLINDMIRKTSYAIAHEDQRFIFNGLYMIPDGTKLIFVGTDGRRLCKIERTLPSPLQFKDSIIVPAKAIREISKMIATSETGNIGLIDSQIYASANNIELLCKLIEGNFPNYEQVIPKSTKFSTSISKEEFQVSLRQVLTAAEEPSRQVRLTFSKNNLNLFAQTLGASEASINKPIEYSGDEVTIAFKGEYLMDIFRSIDDNEVKIEFSDSSSPVIFKDPSDPEFISVIMPMKL
- the recF gene encoding DNA replication/repair protein RecF (All proteins in this family for which functions are known are DNA-binding proteins that assist the filamentation of RecA onto DNA for the initiation of recombination or recombinational repair.) encodes the protein MFLKQLTLQNFRSHEELSLDFDSRLIFFVGDNGEGKTNLLEAICMLSWLKSFRESEDSNLIRWGSANYFLRGRIKENQKESVLEIGFTAKPTVKRKLKFNQEEVKKRTDLIGKFITVLLTPMDLKIIEGGPAERRKFVDAFISSFDPNYLDYLLEYNKILKHRNALLKSGNADSSHLSIWDKRLIEKGVSILNKRKEIILELNSFYQINLDKLSGGRDGLELIYKPNVSDENEFIEKLARNLGRDLRLGYTSVGIHRDDLFIGAEERDITEFGSQGQKRSTVIALKAATFNYYKNVLNTTPVLLIDDVIRELDVKRREYFVDLVINAGQAFFTTTDLEGIQDYVGKLEDQKQIFLIQQGTVQSVV
- a CDS encoding DUF721 domain-containing protein — its product is MKDDLISSKKIETAEFRSVLNQMGITEETLQEKISVHTLRNRWKEIVGPVFATHSEVNSIQFGKLRIIVSHNAYKQELLFLQNRIIRESARFLGKGTVRSIEISIGKLTASYSPSSPETKEKKGLEGKEDLIAILEKETDPEVKKRYIEILQYL
- the gyrB gene encoding DNA topoisomerase (ATP-hydrolyzing) subunit B; protein product: MSQEEASYSAGQIKILEGLEAVRKRPGMYIGTQDETGLHKMVYEVVDNSVDEAMAGHCNEIRISILPDNIIEVRDNGRGIPVDIHPDKKISTIEVVMTILHAGGKFENDAYKVSGGLHGVGVSVVNALSQYLEVEVHQKGKYYTQKYEKGVPVSQVEQKGESSERGTIVRFKPDATIFTTVDFQFDVLSARFRELAFLNKGLVLIVEDRRRGSEGENLLRNEFQFSGGIVSFVEHINENKHPMHKVIHFERNKDDVLAEISIQYSETYTENIFCFTNNINNNLGGTHLEGFRAALTRTLNDFLKKDTVLAKKHPTGLSGEDVKEGLTAVISIKIPQPQFNSQTKEKLVNAEIKGIMQTLTSEGLNLFFEENPNITKKILEKCILSAKAREAARKARDLTRRKTVLEGGGLPGKLADCSEKDPALSELYLVEGDSAGGSAKQGRDRNTQAILPLKGKILNVEKARLDKILSSEEIRVLVSALGTGIGEDEFNIDKIRYHKIMIMTDADIDGSHIRTLLLTFFFRYMRPVIEKGFLYVAQPPLYLIKHGKNSTYVYSDKEKEELLKNVGTEKVVIQRYKGLGEMNPEQLWETTMDPSNRVVLKVKLDDFVEAEETFNVLMGDEVQPRKQFIEVNAAKVANLDL
- the gyrA gene encoding DNA gyrase subunit A; the encoded protein is MSQEMENETKVLSYNIAGKPDIADALKNGVRVIPVEIEDQMKEAYLGYAMSVIVGRALPDVRDGLKPVHRRILHAMNERAWRSDRPYVKCAKIVGEVIGNYHPHGDASVYEALVRMVQDFSLRVPLIDGQGNFGSIDGDNPAAYRYTEARLEKVAEELLRDIEKETVSFSPNYDDTKQQPDVLPANFPNLLVNGSSGIAVGMATNIPPHNLKETIDAVIAVIKNPEITIPELLKIVPGPDFPTSGIIIGGEGLISAYTTGKGSIRIRSKVDIEEKKNGREVIVVTEIPYQVNKKVLLEKIGDLVNEKQIEGISEILDLSDRKGIRVEIHIKKDANAQVILNQLYKMTQLQVSYGITMLAILDNKPKIFNIKEILTAYSAHRREVIVRRTQFDLDKAEKRAHILEGLKIALENIEDVIKVIRASKNPPEAKQQLMVRFSLSEVQSDAILEMRLQRLTSLEVQKIIDELEEVRALIVDLKDILSKPSRVNEIVCTELQEVGDKYGTKRKTEISIESIESSSFNAEDLIADEEIVIQITFDQFIKRLPIDTFKRQKRGGKGIQGLSQKRDDVIKIMKAAMTHDSIMFFSNIGKVYVMKAYELPIASKEARGKSLKAIINLREDEYISSVFAFREEDMDKDLLLVTRRGFIKRIQLKEFGNVKKSGIIAIGLREGDDLIKVEAINDKDEVIIFSRKGLALRIEGNIIRAQGRTASGVTGMRLAEDDAIVGLSKFKEGEDIFVVSEEGYGKRLGFEEFAAKGRGGKGMAYLKVTEKNGFSVGTGSVGNEDEIILITQQGMTIRINAFDISKLGRTAVGVRIVDLKDNDKVQDFTVLGEN